One Planctomycetaceae bacterium DNA segment encodes these proteins:
- a CDS encoding efflux RND transporter permease subunit: MIITDAAIKNRTTIMVMILLIIVAGVYSYITLPRESFPDVQIPKVLVTTTYEGVSPEDVETSVTMKLEDKLAGLKGLKEMRSSSAEGMSMISLEFFPEIKIDDALQYVRDRIDQAKPDLPTVEERKEPTIAEINLQEMPILMINVAGDASPARLKVIADRLQDEMEKIPGVLECQVLGAREREIRVEIDPDRLAAYNLSIPEVMQLIPSENVNVSAGGLETPGMRFNIRVPAEFQKPEEVDLLPVATRDGRTIYLSDIASIHDTFRDRDTYSRLNGDESITVAVKKRSGANILSIVDTAKVVLEHFRAAAPMGVTFKITMDQSDHVRSMLSDLENNIFTGLVLVVVVLMVFMGLRTSLIVSTIIPLSMLMSFAVIEILGYTLNMMILFGLIMALGMLVDNAIVIVENIYRHMQMGYKRIEAARRGTAEVAWPVVTSTLTTLAAFAPMMFWPGIMGSFMKYLPICLIITLTCSLLVALVINPTICSMFGGGVKRKIESARDPLIIRMYRWALAKALAHRAITLGGSFLILIVTVIAFGILGHGVQLFPDTEPRNALVKIRAPQGTNIHETDRIARLVESRIDPHWDEHELEYMISNVGSPGNSISAALTGEASGPHVATITLQFLDFEDRKKDPTLALTAMRQYLDDIPGVELVVEKPQNGPPTGAAVTVRFIGEDFKKLSGLAARGQAMINDVPGLVNLSSDYEAARPELRMKVDRRRAARLGVNSRVIGNFLKTAIFGSKVGIYRQFNDEYDITIRLPESQRSRIQDTLRLRVPTSGGKAVPLSSLGEFTYAGGFGTISRIDQKRVVTLSGDADGRLSTEVLAEVQRRLGPLGRLTLRSSDIRNWKTFSQAMLAPSGFGPRLIAAAKDKNSDTANIALRALTSDAAARTDLSSRLSARTRTAQTQPAAITNEAVDAFARETVLSAVNDALATPGVVQVEDLGKTEQDDVDRKLIAGGKVSKDDVLRLNRKALTAAYPDLVGPPDTLVVDEGYRVSYAGEEEERQKAQAFLNKAFIFALLSITLILVIQFNTISVPMIIMVTVLLSLEGVLIGLMATATPFSIIMTGIGVISLAGIVVNNAIVLLDYTRQLQKRGKDLIEATIEAGATRLRPVILTAVTTLLGLVPTAIGMGVDLENLAFATKSESSQFWRPMAVAIIFGLAIATVLTLVVVPTLYVSFARLSQKFFWGGGLKKAGDDSTAEPEKEDF, encoded by the coding sequence GTGATTATCACCGACGCCGCCATCAAGAACCGCACCACGATCATGGTCATGATCCTGCTGATCATCGTGGCCGGGGTGTACAGCTACATCACCCTTCCCCGGGAGAGCTTTCCCGACGTGCAGATCCCCAAGGTGCTGGTGACGACGACGTACGAGGGCGTCAGCCCCGAGGACGTCGAGACCTCCGTCACGATGAAGCTCGAGGACAAGCTCGCCGGTCTCAAGGGTCTCAAGGAGATGCGTTCCAGCAGCGCCGAAGGCATGAGCATGATCTCGCTGGAGTTTTTCCCCGAGATCAAGATCGACGACGCCCTGCAGTACGTCCGCGACCGCATCGACCAGGCCAAGCCCGACCTGCCGACCGTCGAGGAACGCAAGGAACCCACCATCGCCGAGATCAACCTCCAGGAGATGCCGATCCTGATGATCAACGTCGCCGGGGACGCCTCGCCGGCGCGGTTGAAGGTGATCGCCGATCGCCTGCAGGACGAGATGGAGAAGATCCCCGGCGTGCTCGAGTGCCAGGTGCTCGGGGCGCGCGAGCGCGAGATCCGCGTCGAGATCGACCCCGACCGCCTCGCCGCCTACAACCTGAGCATCCCCGAGGTCATGCAACTGATCCCGTCGGAAAACGTCAACGTCTCCGCCGGCGGGCTCGAAACGCCCGGCATGCGGTTCAACATCCGCGTGCCCGCCGAGTTCCAGAAGCCCGAGGAGGTCGACCTGCTGCCCGTGGCCACCCGCGACGGGCGCACGATCTACCTCTCCGACATCGCGAGCATCCATGACACCTTCCGCGACCGCGACACCTACTCCCGCCTCAACGGCGACGAGAGCATCACGGTGGCCGTCAAGAAGCGCAGCGGAGCGAACATCCTCTCGATCGTCGACACGGCCAAGGTGGTGCTCGAGCATTTCCGCGCCGCGGCGCCGATGGGCGTGACCTTCAAGATCACGATGGACCAGTCTGACCACGTCCGCAGCATGCTGTCGGACCTGGAGAACAACATCTTCACCGGCCTGGTGCTGGTCGTCGTCGTGCTGATGGTGTTCATGGGCCTGCGCACCAGCCTGATCGTTTCGACGATCATCCCGCTGAGCATGCTGATGAGCTTCGCCGTCATCGAGATCCTGGGCTACACGCTCAACATGATGATCCTCTTCGGGCTGATCATGGCCCTGGGCATGCTCGTCGACAACGCCATCGTCATCGTCGAGAACATCTACCGCCACATGCAGATGGGCTACAAGCGCATCGAGGCCGCCCGGCGCGGAACGGCGGAGGTCGCCTGGCCAGTCGTCACCAGCACCCTGACGACGCTGGCGGCCTTTGCGCCGATGATGTTCTGGCCGGGCATCATGGGCAGCTTCATGAAGTACCTGCCCATCTGCCTGATCATCACCCTGACGTGCTCGCTGCTGGTGGCGCTGGTGATCAACCCGACGATCTGTTCGATGTTCGGCGGCGGTGTGAAGCGCAAGATTGAATCGGCCCGCGACCCGTTGATCATCCGCATGTATCGCTGGGCACTGGCCAAGGCCCTGGCGCACCGGGCGATCACGCTGGGCGGCTCGTTCCTGATCCTGATCGTCACCGTCATCGCCTTCGGCATCTTGGGGCACGGCGTGCAGCTCTTCCCCGACACCGAGCCCCGCAACGCCCTGGTGAAGATCCGCGCCCCGCAGGGCACGAACATTCACGAGACCGACCGCATCGCGCGGCTGGTCGAGTCGCGCATCGACCCGCACTGGGACGAGCACGAGCTGGAATACATGATCAGCAACGTCGGCTCGCCCGGAAACAGCATCTCCGCGGCCCTGACCGGCGAGGCCTCGGGTCCGCACGTGGCGACCATCACGCTGCAATTCCTCGATTTCGAGGATCGCAAGAAGGACCCGACCCTGGCCCTGACCGCCATGCGCCAGTACCTCGACGACATTCCCGGCGTCGAGTTGGTCGTCGAGAAACCCCAGAACGGCCCGCCGACCGGGGCGGCTGTCACCGTGCGGTTCATCGGCGAGGACTTCAAGAAGCTCTCCGGCCTGGCCGCACGCGGGCAGGCGATGATCAACGACGTGCCGGGCCTGGTGAACCTCTCCAGCGACTATGAAGCCGCCCGCCCGGAGCTGCGCATGAAGGTCGACCGCCGCCGCGCCGCCCGCCTGGGCGTCAACAGCCGCGTGATCGGCAACTTCCTCAAGACCGCTATCTTCGGCTCCAAGGTCGGCATCTACCGGCAGTTCAACGACGAGTACGACATCACCATCCGCCTGCCCGAGTCGCAGCGCAGCCGCATCCAGGACACGCTGCGCCTGCGCGTCCCGACCAGCGGTGGAAAGGCCGTGCCCCTGTCGTCGCTGGGCGAGTTCACCTACGCCGGCGGGTTCGGAACCATCAGTCGCATCGACCAGAAACGCGTCGTCACCCTCTCCGGCGACGCCGACGGACGCCTGAGCACCGAAGTGCTCGCCGAAGTGCAGCGCCGCCTGGGACCGCTGGGCCGCCTAACCCTGCGCTCCAGCGACATCCGAAACTGGAAGACCTTCTCGCAGGCCATGCTTGCCCCCTCCGGGTTCGGCCCGCGCCTGATCGCCGCCGCCAAAGACAAGAACAGCGACACCGCCAACATCGCCCTGCGCGCTCTGACAAGCGACGCCGCCGCCAGAACCGATCTGTCCAGCCGTCTGAGCGCCCGCACCCGGACCGCCCAGACCCAACCGGCCGCTATTACCAATGAGGCCGTCGATGCCTTCGCTCGCGAGACGGTGCTCTCGGCCGTCAACGACGCATTGGCTACCCCGGGCGTGGTGCAGGTCGAAGATTTGGGCAAGACCGAGCAGGACGACGTCGACCGCAAGCTCATCGCCGGCGGCAAAGTGTCTAAAGACGACGTGCTGCGCCTCAACCGCAAGGCGCTGACGGCGGCCTATCCGGACCTGGTCGGACCGCCCGACACGCTGGTCGTGGACGAAGGCTACCGCGTCAGCTACGCCGGCGAAGAGGAAGAGCGGCAGAAGGCCCAGGCATTCCTGAACAAGGCCTTCATCTTCGCCCTGTTGAGCATCACGCTGATTCTGGTGATCCAGTTCAACACGATCTCCGTGCCGATGATCATCATGGTGACCGTTCTGCTGAGCCTGGAGGGCGTGTTGATCGGGTTGATGGCCACGGCCACGCCTTTCAGCATCATCATGACCGGCATCGGCGTGATCAGCCTGGCGGGCATCGTCGTCAACAACGCCATCGTGCTGCTGGACTATACGCGGCAGTTGCAGAAGCGAGGCAAGGACCTCATCGAGGCGACCATCGAAGCCGGCGCCACGCGCCTGCGCCCGGTCATCCTCACTGCCGTCACCACGCTGCTGGGCCTGGTGCCCACCGCCATCGGCATGGGCGTGGATCTGGAGAACCTCGCCTTCGCCACCAAGAGCGAGTCCAGCCAGTTCTGGCGTCCGATGGCCGTGGCGATCATCTTCGGCCTGGCCATCGCCACGGTGCTGACGCTGGTCGTCGTGCCCACGCTTTACGTCAGCTTCGCCCGCCTGAGCCAGAAGTTCTTCTGGGGCGGCGGCCTAAAGAAAGCCGGCGACGACAGCACCGCCGAACCGGAAAAAGAAGACTTCTGA
- a CDS encoding transglutaminase domain-containing protein: protein MNPLIAARVATGIVILASIQAACAQTSQPSTHPLIQPSSAPAVAAALKSAGANAPQLQKALDKVPTAQREGMEFLIANMPPRDLTSLSADFLLENVEYAYKVMDQVPWGKTISKEMFLNEILPYCCVNERRDQWRKDFYTRFLPLIKDCKTITQAAGAINTQVFPLLKVRYSTERAKPDQSPYESIASGKASCTGLAILAVDACRAVGVPARFVGTIWTDGSGNHSWVEVWDGRWHFTGAAEATGDKLDIAWFVGRASAGMANDPVHSIYAASFKRTPTRFLLAWAPNVDYVSAVNVTTHYAAKVPPPPAGQGRLTLTVVAGPKKQRVPAKLVVTDEADKKVFDGTAKDERHDLNDKLVLTLALGKKYRIEASLLNFTLKHTLTMEEDGQDLTLSMDQARPRVSPRLTLSEQEHGLFASPQGAAVSKALKEYFQAAPDKRSAIAFDAAADELLARHPQFVRKAAWAAYVSGHARSEYEADVKGSKVTWDKYTSPYVVRPVGTMPANGWPLFIAMHGGGNAPQELNDQQWQVMQIYYKDHPEKGGYLYLAIRAPNNDWNGFYAGYNLHLTEKLIRQLAVYADIDPDKVYLMGYSHGGYGAFFQGMIMADSFAAVHASAAAPYDFNDWPRNLRNTRFTYMIGTRDTAYGRYDRNKWLKKEIEKLRGDRTDIYPVTMEEINHGHGGLPDRDTTADMYPHVRNPLPRHVSWTVCDQRPFFNWLGATGVPTAQIDAQCENNAVTLTSDKAPNITLLLDERLIDFAKPVVITANGVRSEHNLKPSLKTLCETLQARGDFQYMFSAKIDLKLKLPQPATKPK, encoded by the coding sequence ATGAATCCGCTCATTGCGGCACGCGTGGCGACTGGTATCGTGATTCTGGCGAGCATCCAGGCCGCTTGCGCCCAGACTTCCCAACCATCCACCCATCCACTCATCCAACCATCCAGCGCCCCGGCTGTGGCCGCGGCGCTCAAGAGCGCCGGCGCCAATGCCCCCCAGCTTCAAAAGGCGCTGGACAAAGTTCCCACCGCCCAGCGCGAGGGCATGGAGTTCCTCATCGCCAACATGCCGCCGCGCGACTTGACGAGCCTGTCGGCCGACTTTCTGCTTGAGAACGTCGAGTATGCCTACAAGGTCATGGACCAGGTCCCCTGGGGCAAGACGATCTCCAAGGAGATGTTCCTCAACGAGATCCTCCCCTACTGCTGCGTCAACGAGCGGCGCGACCAGTGGCGCAAAGATTTCTACACCCGCTTCCTGCCGCTGATCAAAGACTGCAAAACCATCACGCAGGCCGCCGGCGCCATCAACACCCAGGTCTTTCCGCTGCTGAAGGTGCGCTACTCGACCGAGCGGGCCAAGCCCGACCAGAGCCCGTATGAGTCGATCGCCTCGGGCAAGGCCTCGTGTACCGGCCTGGCGATTCTTGCCGTGGACGCCTGCCGCGCTGTCGGCGTGCCCGCGCGGTTCGTCGGCACGATCTGGACCGACGGCAGCGGCAACCACTCCTGGGTCGAAGTCTGGGACGGCCGATGGCACTTCACCGGCGCCGCCGAAGCCACCGGTGACAAGCTCGACATCGCCTGGTTCGTCGGCCGCGCGTCGGCCGGAATGGCCAACGACCCCGTCCACTCGATCTACGCCGCCAGCTTCAAACGAACGCCCACCCGATTCCTCCTGGCGTGGGCGCCGAATGTGGATTACGTCTCCGCCGTCAACGTCACCACACATTACGCCGCCAAGGTGCCGCCCCCGCCGGCAGGGCAAGGGAGGCTGACGCTGACAGTCGTCGCCGGTCCCAAAAAGCAGCGAGTCCCGGCCAAGCTCGTTGTCACCGACGAGGCAGACAAGAAGGTGTTCGACGGCACAGCCAAGGACGAGCGCCACGACCTCAACGACAAGCTCGTCCTCACGCTGGCGCTGGGCAAGAAGTACCGCATCGAAGCCTCGCTGCTGAACTTCACGCTCAAGCACACCCTGACGATGGAGGAGGACGGGCAGGACCTCACGTTGTCGATGGACCAGGCGCGGCCGCGAGTGTCCCCGCGTTTGACGCTGAGCGAGCAAGAGCATGGGCTGTTTGCCTCGCCGCAAGGCGCCGCCGTCTCCAAGGCGCTTAAGGAATATTTCCAGGCCGCCCCCGACAAGCGGAGCGCCATCGCCTTCGACGCGGCGGCCGACGAGCTGCTGGCCAGGCATCCGCAGTTTGTCCGCAAGGCCGCCTGGGCCGCGTACGTCAGCGGGCACGCTCGCAGCGAATACGAAGCCGACGTCAAGGGCTCGAAGGTTACGTGGGATAAATACACCAGCCCATATGTCGTCCGGCCCGTCGGCACAATGCCCGCCAATGGTTGGCCGCTGTTTATCGCGATGCACGGCGGCGGTAATGCCCCGCAGGAACTGAATGACCAGCAGTGGCAGGTCATGCAGATCTACTACAAGGACCATCCGGAAAAAGGCGGGTACCTGTACCTGGCCATCCGCGCCCCCAATAACGACTGGAACGGCTTCTACGCCGGCTATAACCTGCACCTGACCGAAAAGCTCATCCGCCAGTTGGCCGTGTACGCCGACATCGACCCCGACAAGGTCTACCTCATGGGCTATTCCCACGGCGGGTACGGGGCGTTTTTTCAGGGGATGATCATGGCCGACAGCTTCGCCGCGGTGCATGCCTCGGCGGCGGCGCCGTATGATTTCAATGATTGGCCGCGCAACCTGCGCAACACGCGTTTCACGTACATGATCGGCACGCGCGATACCGCGTACGGCCGCTATGACCGCAACAAGTGGCTCAAGAAGGAGATCGAGAAACTCCGCGGCGATCGCACGGACATCTACCCGGTGACGATGGAGGAGATCAACCACGGCCATGGCGGCCTGCCCGACCGCGACACGACTGCCGACATGTACCCGCACGTGCGCAATCCGCTGCCGCGGCACGTGAGCTGGACCGTCTGCGACCAGCGTCCGTTCTTCAACTGGCTGGGCGCCACCGGCGTTCCCACCGCCCAGATCGACGCCCAGTGCGAGAACAACGCCGTCACGCTCACCAGCGACAAGGCCCCGAACATCACACTGTTGCTGGACGAGCGGCTGATCGACTTCGCCAAGCCCGTCGTCATCACAGCCAACGGCGTTCGCAGCGAACACAATCTCAAGCCCTCGCTCAAGACGCTCTGTGAAACCCTCCAGGCCCGCGGCGATTTTCAGTACATGTTCAGCGCGAAGATCGACCTGAAGCTCAAGCTGCCTCAGCCGGCGACAAAGCCAAAATAG
- a CDS encoding alpha-L-fucosidase, protein MPKLSTTRSASHRKNAAKSRFDWFNEAKFGLFIHWGLMAKLGAALTGNTHVTEIENKTSINTYREIARTFNPVAFDADKWVRMAKAAGMKYVVFISKHVEGFAMFNSKATPHNIVAGTPFKRDPMAELSKACKKHGLTMCFYYCQVLDLEDPDAVGNSVDYPDQDAKVLQRFLDRKVKPQLRELLTQYGPIGLIWFDVPVKITKAQSQELVDLVRSLQPDTLINSRIGHGLYDYISAMDNDNPNAGYSLPWETPATMNNNWNYAANDNAYKSPREIIRTLVDIVSKGGNYLLNIGPTPEGTFPGPSVRRLQDLAKWMAPHSDSIHGAGASPLPRQYVYRWGRVTTKGSRLFLHIFDWPLDDTLTLAGVRNKIRKAYLLADKSRKPLKCTRSAAGDLSVYVPAEKLPARLLDDIDTVVVLELAGAPDIDPRVVLGNKDKTVLAAYEARLHGPNASHVECVWDACVAMAPDWQAGADMWAALPGQFAGKRLSCVSNWRAEDSLSWEIRVDAPGTYDLDLTYDAPKDSVGSEFVVTIGKQTIAAKVESQGYGFEMKSIKLGSVAFDKPTSCTVSIKPRTLTGTWLMNLESVTLTPH, encoded by the coding sequence ATGCCAAAACTATCCACCACACGTTCCGCTTCCCACAGGAAGAATGCCGCCAAATCCCGCTTTGACTGGTTCAACGAGGCCAAGTTCGGCCTCTTCATCCACTGGGGGCTGATGGCCAAGCTCGGGGCCGCGCTGACGGGCAACACGCACGTGACCGAGATTGAGAACAAGACCTCGATCAACACGTACCGCGAAATCGCCAGGACGTTCAACCCCGTCGCGTTCGATGCCGACAAGTGGGTCCGCATGGCCAAGGCCGCCGGGATGAAGTACGTCGTCTTTATCTCCAAGCACGTCGAAGGCTTCGCCATGTTCAACTCCAAGGCCACCCCGCACAACATCGTGGCCGGCACGCCGTTCAAGCGCGACCCGATGGCCGAGCTTTCCAAGGCCTGCAAAAAGCACGGCCTGACAATGTGTTTCTATTACTGCCAGGTGCTGGACCTGGAAGACCCCGATGCCGTGGGCAACAGCGTCGACTACCCCGACCAGGACGCCAAGGTCCTCCAGCGATTCCTCGACCGCAAGGTCAAGCCCCAGCTCCGCGAACTGCTGACGCAGTACGGGCCCATCGGCCTGATCTGGTTCGACGTGCCCGTCAAGATCACCAAGGCCCAGAGCCAGGAACTCGTCGACCTGGTGCGGTCGCTCCAGCCTGACACGCTGATCAACAGCCGCATCGGACACGGGCTGTACGACTACATCTCGGCGATGGACAACGACAACCCCAACGCCGGTTATTCGCTGCCGTGGGAAACGCCGGCGACGATGAACAACAACTGGAACTACGCCGCCAACGACAACGCGTACAAGAGCCCTCGCGAGATCATCCGCACGCTGGTGGACATCGTCAGTAAGGGCGGCAACTATCTGCTGAACATCGGGCCGACGCCCGAGGGCACGTTCCCCGGTCCGTCGGTGCGGCGGCTGCAGGATCTGGCCAAGTGGATGGCCCCGCACAGCGACAGCATTCACGGCGCCGGCGCCTCGCCGCTGCCGCGCCAGTACGTCTATCGCTGGGGCCGCGTGACGACCAAGGGCAGCCGCCTGTTCCTGCACATCTTCGACTGGCCCCTCGACGACACGCTGACCCTGGCCGGCGTGCGCAACAAGATCCGCAAGGCGTATCTGCTGGCCGACAAGAGCAGGAAGCCCCTCAAGTGCACCCGCAGTGCGGCCGGCGACCTGAGCGTATACGTTCCGGCGGAAAAACTGCCCGCGCGGCTGCTGGACGACATCGACACCGTCGTGGTGCTCGAACTGGCCGGGGCGCCGGACATCGACCCGCGCGTCGTGCTGGGCAACAAGGACAAGACAGTGCTAGCCGCGTACGAAGCCCGCCTGCACGGACCTAACGCCTCGCACGTCGAGTGCGTCTGGGACGCGTGTGTGGCGATGGCGCCCGACTGGCAAGCCGGGGCCGACATGTGGGCCGCCCTGCCGGGGCAGTTCGCCGGCAAGCGATTGAGCTGCGTGTCCAACTGGCGGGCGGAAGATTCGCTGAGCTGGGAGATCCGCGTCGACGCCCCCGGCACATACGACCTCGATCTGACCTACGACGCCCCGAAGGACTCCGTCGGCAGCGAGTTCGTGGTGACCATCGGCAAGCAGACCATCGCCGCCAAAGTCGAATCGCAAGGCTACGGCTTCGAGATGAAGAGCATCAAACTCGGCAGCGTGGCTTTCGACAAACCGACAAGCTGCACGGTCTCGATCAAGCCCAGGACGCTGACCGGCACGTGGCTGATGAATCTCGAATCCGTCACGCTGACGCCACATTAA